The Panicum virgatum strain AP13 chromosome 5K, P.virgatum_v5, whole genome shotgun sequence genome has a window encoding:
- the LOC120710088 gene encoding carboxyl-terminal-processing peptidase 1, chloroplastic-like isoform X1, producing MRPLSSAPPAPHARASPGPGRGPRPRPPPCALPFPDALRAAAAAAAVSLSLLTGDAVGAVAAQPVEVCRDGAAAVAEEVRGEAVTNEQLVEEAWEVVNESFLPDAGSRPWSPEMWMQRKQDILQGTIKSRARAHDIIQKMLASLGDPYTRFLSPSEFSKMSKYDMTGIGLNLREIPDGNGSFKLMVLGLLLDGPAYSAGVRQGDELLSVNGIDVRGKSAFDTSSMLQGPKETFVTIKVKHGDCGPVESLKVQRQLVARTPVFYHLEKKENDDSSVGYIRIKEFNAVAKKDLVSALKHLQNSGATYFVLDLRDNLGGLVQAGIETAKLFLNKGDTVIYTAGRDHQVQNTIVAESGPMISTPLMLLVNDRTASASEIVASALHDNCKAVLVGEKTFGKGLIQSVFELHDGSGIVVTIGKYVTPNHKDINGNGIEPDYNRLPDFNEARDYLSRCRFKKLS from the exons ATGCGGCCactctcctccgcgccgccggcgccgcacgcGCGAGCGAGCCCCGGGCCCGGCCGCGGGCCCaggcccaggccgccgccgtgcgcgctgCCGTTTCCAGACGccctccgcgcggcggcggcggcggccgccgtctcCCTCTCGCTCCTCACCGGCGACGCCGTGGGCGCGGTTGCGGCGCAGCCCGTCGAGGTGTGCCGGGAcggggccgcggcggtggcggaggaggtgagGGGCGAGGCGGTGACGAACGAGCAGCTCGTGGAGGAGGCGTGGGAGGTGGTCAACGAGAGCTTCCTCCCCGACGCCGGGAGCCGCCCGTGGTCGCCGGAGATGTGGATG CAAAGGAAGCAGGATATTCTCCAAGGCACAATTAAATCCCGTGCTAGAGCCCATGATATCATTCAGAAAATGCTAGCGAGCCTCGGTGATCCGTATACAAGGTTTCTATCTCCATCAGAA TTCTCAAAGATGTCAAAATATGACATGACCGGGATTGGATTAAACTTGAGGGAAATTCCTGATGGGAATGGCTCCTTCAAGTTGATGGTATTAGGGCTGCTATTAGATGGGCCTGCTTACTCTGCTGGTGTTAGACAG GGTGATGAGCTTTTATCAGTCAATGGCATTGATGTAAGGGGTAAATCTGCATTTGATACTTCATCCATGCTGCAAGGTCCAAAGGAGACATTTGTTACTATTAAA GTGAAGCATGGTGATTGTGGTCCTGTTGAGTCACTGAAGGTGCAGAGACAACTGGTTGCTCGAACTCCAGTTTTCTATCATTTGGAGAAAAAAGAGAACGATGATTCATCTGTTGGATATATTCGCATTAAAGAGTTCAATGCAGTGGCCAAGAAAGATTTGGTTAGTG CGCTAAAACATCTACAGAATTCAGGTGCCACCTATTTCGTTCTGGATTTGAGGGACAACCTTGGTGGGCTAGTTCAA GCTGGAATAGAGACTGCAAAGCTCTTTCTCAATAAAGGAGACACG GTCATTTATACTGCTGGCCGGGATCATCAAGTCCAGAACACAATTGTTGCTGAAAGTGGACCTATGATTTCTACTCCCCTTATG TTACTGGTGAATGATAGGACAGCAAGTGCCAGTGAAATA GTTGCTTCAGCACTTCATGACAATTGCAAAGCTGTTCTTGTTGGCGAAAAGACTTTTGGCAAG GGCTTAATCCAATCTGTTTTTGAACTTCATGACGGTTCTGGTATTGTCGTCACGATTGGCAAGTATGTTACACCAAACCACAAGGACATCAATGGAAATGGAATAGAACCGGATTACAATCGTCTTCCTG ATTTCAATGAAGCGAGAGATTACCTTTCACGTTGCCGATTTAAAAAATTAAGCTGA
- the LOC120710088 gene encoding carboxyl-terminal-processing peptidase 1, chloroplastic-like isoform X2, with translation MRPLSSAPPAPHARASPGPGRGPRPRPPPCALPFPDALRAAAAAAAVSLSLLTGDAVGAVAAQPVEVCRDGAAAVAEEVRGEAVTNEQLVEEAWEVVNESFLPDAGSRPWSPEMWMQRKQDILQGTIKSRARAHDIIQKMLASLGDPYTRFLSPSEFSKMSKYDMTGIGLNLREIPDGNGSFKLMVLGLLLDGPAYSAGVRQGDELLSVNGIDVRGKSAFDTSSMLQGPKETFVTIKVKHGDCGPVESLKVQRQLVARTPVFYHLEKKENDDSSVGYIRIKEFNAVAKKDLVSALKHLQNSGATYFVLDLRDNLGGLVQAGIETAKLFLNKGDTVIYTAGRDHQVQNTIVAESGPMISTPLMLLVNDRTASASEIVASALHDNCKAVLVGEKTFGKV, from the exons ATGCGGCCactctcctccgcgccgccggcgccgcacgcGCGAGCGAGCCCCGGGCCCGGCCGCGGGCCCaggcccaggccgccgccgtgcgcgctgCCGTTTCCAGACGccctccgcgcggcggcggcggcggccgccgtctcCCTCTCGCTCCTCACCGGCGACGCCGTGGGCGCGGTTGCGGCGCAGCCCGTCGAGGTGTGCCGGGAcggggccgcggcggtggcggaggaggtgagGGGCGAGGCGGTGACGAACGAGCAGCTCGTGGAGGAGGCGTGGGAGGTGGTCAACGAGAGCTTCCTCCCCGACGCCGGGAGCCGCCCGTGGTCGCCGGAGATGTGGATG CAAAGGAAGCAGGATATTCTCCAAGGCACAATTAAATCCCGTGCTAGAGCCCATGATATCATTCAGAAAATGCTAGCGAGCCTCGGTGATCCGTATACAAGGTTTCTATCTCCATCAGAA TTCTCAAAGATGTCAAAATATGACATGACCGGGATTGGATTAAACTTGAGGGAAATTCCTGATGGGAATGGCTCCTTCAAGTTGATGGTATTAGGGCTGCTATTAGATGGGCCTGCTTACTCTGCTGGTGTTAGACAG GGTGATGAGCTTTTATCAGTCAATGGCATTGATGTAAGGGGTAAATCTGCATTTGATACTTCATCCATGCTGCAAGGTCCAAAGGAGACATTTGTTACTATTAAA GTGAAGCATGGTGATTGTGGTCCTGTTGAGTCACTGAAGGTGCAGAGACAACTGGTTGCTCGAACTCCAGTTTTCTATCATTTGGAGAAAAAAGAGAACGATGATTCATCTGTTGGATATATTCGCATTAAAGAGTTCAATGCAGTGGCCAAGAAAGATTTGGTTAGTG CGCTAAAACATCTACAGAATTCAGGTGCCACCTATTTCGTTCTGGATTTGAGGGACAACCTTGGTGGGCTAGTTCAA GCTGGAATAGAGACTGCAAAGCTCTTTCTCAATAAAGGAGACACG GTCATTTATACTGCTGGCCGGGATCATCAAGTCCAGAACACAATTGTTGCTGAAAGTGGACCTATGATTTCTACTCCCCTTATG TTACTGGTGAATGATAGGACAGCAAGTGCCAGTGAAATA GTTGCTTCAGCACTTCATGACAATTGCAAAGCTGTTCTTGTTGGCGAAAAGACTTTTGGCAAGGTTTGA